Within the Thermosynechococcaceae cyanobacterium Okahandja genome, the region AAGACACGGGCAGTTTTAGGGCTTGGTAGAGGGCACCAATAGCGGTCATATCGGCTGAGCTATCGGTATAAACGGCAATTTTGGCGGTGCCCTGTTGCAGCAGGGGAATTAATCCGGCTAAATCGCGCCCGTGGGCACTATAGATGACTGCATCCTGCCACGGTAGCTTGAGCCGACTAAAGGCTAACTGCACCGCCGTTAGATGGGGATGAAAGGTCAACTGCTCAGGGGGGAAGACCGTCAGTAGCCAGCGGCCAAGGCCGTAAAAGAGGGGGTCGCCACTGGTGAGCAGGACAATTTGGGGTTGTGGTGTGGTGCGCAGGTGCGCCTGTACAGCGGCAAGACTCTCGTTAAATTGGCGCAGCACAAGGCGCGGGATGCCGCGATCGGGGACAAGGGCTAGATGGCGATCGCTCCCCACCAAAAGCGTTGCCCCCTCAATCAGTTTTTGGGTGGCCTCTCCTAGCCCTGCCATCCCGTCTAAGCCGATGCCCACCACATGGATGGGACTCATGATGGCGTTCCCTGCCATGCCAAATCCAAGAGGGCATTCACGATAGCCGCAGCAACTGCAGAGCCACCCTTGCGTCCGGCCACCCGAATTTGAGGCACCGACAGCTTGGCCAGCGCCGCCTTAGACTCAACCACATTCACAAACCCCACCGGCACACCAATGACCCCCGCAGGCACCCGCGGGCTAGTGGCAAGGCGATCGCACAAGGCAAGTAAGGCAGTTGGGGCATTGCCAATCACAAACAGGGCATTGGGCCACTCCTGCCACGCCACCCTCATCCCGGCTGCGGCGCGAGTTTGCCCGACTGCGGCAACCTCCCCATAGTCCAAGGCCGTAATCAGAGGGTTGGCAAACGTACCACTGACCATCGTTTGAATGCCCACCGTGACCATCCTAACATCCGTCACAATCGGCACCCCGGTAGCAAGAGCCTTTGTGATTTGGGCAATTGCCCCTTCAGAAACCTGTAGGAGTTCCTTAAATTCAAAGTCAGCCGTGCTGTGGATAATTCGCCGCAAAATGCTATAGGTGGCCGGGTCAAGCCCATGGTCGCCCATTTCCTGATCAATAATGGCAAAACTCTCTTGGGTAATGGGATGAATCAGAGACACAGGACTTCTGCTAGGATAAGAAAGCTGTCTAAATGTAACAAGGAGAGATGGCCGAGTGGTCGAAGGCGCAGCACTGGAAATGCTGTGTGGGGCAACTCACCGAGGGTTCGAATCCCTCTCTCTCCGTTTTTCGTTCAATCGACCAACTTTTCCACCGCCGAATGCTCCCCTTGTCACATCGCCAGCGATCGCAGCGGTTATAATCATAGGATATTCTGCCCCCTACGCGGTCTTGAGCACATATGCCTTTTGAAATTAATCACGGTCTGGGTCGCTTCAACTCCAAACGTGATTTACATGCTGCCCTAGGAATCCCTTTATCGGCAAAACCGGGGGATATTCGTAAGCGCTACCTTAAAATTGCCAAGGCGCTGCACCCCGACAGCCGCGATGAAGAATCGGGCAAAAAGCTCGCCAGCGACTTACTGTCTAAGTTTGTCAACCCCGCTTACGAAGTTCTTTCCCAGGAAAAAGAACGGGAAGAGTATCAAGTCATTCTCCGTTTACTCGAAAAGCAGTTGGTGGCAGCCAATATGGTGCCTGAGCCAACATTCCCGATGGCGCAGACCCTGTTTAATGCGGCTAATGTTGAGGAAACGTATCAACAGGCCCTAGAGGAGCTAGCCAAGCAACAGTACAGTGATCTGGCCAATGCCCTTAAGGTCAGTGAGCAAATTAGTGAACTCAACCTTATCTATATCTGGCGCTTAGCAGGGGGGAAAGCCACGGCACCTGTTAGTCCGCCCCCTGCGCCTGCCCCAAAAACAACCGACGACACCCAAGTGCGTCCCGCGGTTGAGCCAGTGGCAGCGGCACCCCAACCCAGCAGAACAGAGCAATACACTGAGCAATACTATCGCCGCGCTGAGGAGCTTCTGAATAAAGGGGTCTATCTCGAGGCCATTAAAGAGCTTAAAGATGCCCTAAAAATTGATCCCCGTAGCGCTCGCTGCAACGCCCTCTTAGGCAAGGTGTATTTGCAGCAGGGACAAAACAGTATGGCCAAGGTGTATTTTAACCAAGCCCTTAAGCTGGACCCCCAAGAAATGACTGCCATTCAGGGCATGGAGACCCTTGCCAAAAGGGAACGGGCGCAGCAAAGAAATACACAACCGCCGCAAAAAGACGCGCCTGCGAAAAAGGGTGGTTTATTTGGTCTTTTTGGGAAAAAGTAGCCTGTTATGGTCTATCAACCGGCCTGTGGTGCCCGTGATATTTTGCCCTTGGATGCTGCCCGTCAGCGCTGGCTAGAGCAGCGTCTTGAGCGGGTGTTTCAAAGTTGGAGTTACCAAGAAATTATTACGCCAACCATTGAAACCTTGGCTACCCTCACCGCTGGCGGTGCTGTGAATGCTGAAACCGTGATTCAGGTGCACTCGGGCAGTGATGAACGCTTAGGGCTGCGTCCGGAATTAACGGCATCGATCGCGCGGGCGGCGGTGACCCGCATGGCAGGGATGCAGTTACCCCAGCGGTTGTACTACAAAACGAATGTGTTTCGGCGCTTGGCGGCAGGGGGTTCCTCGGCGGGGGATCTAGGCAGTCAGCAGGAATTTTTTCAGGCGGGGGTCGAGCTATTGGGTGCCACTGGCTTGGCCGCGGATGCGGAAATTCTTTGGCTGGTGCAGGATTGTCTGAGTGCGCTCGGGGTAGAGACGGCTTACCTACTGGTTGGTGATGCCCAGTTGACCCAGTTACTGTTGGCAGACTTTCCGGCGGAGTTACAACCAACGGTACGTCAGTGCTTGGCGAGTTTAGATCGCGTTAGTTTACAGCAGTTGCCCACCCCTTGGGCAGAGCGTGCCTATCAATTGTTTGATCTGCGGGGAACCCTTGAGGAGGTGGCGGCGGAATTGGCCACTTGGGGTGCCTCCTCAGCAGTGAATCAGCGCTTTCAGGAGTTGCGGCAACTATTGGCTCTGGTGGGCGATCGCCTCACCGTCACCCTAGACCTCAGCTTAATTCAGTCCTTTAACTACTATACGGGGATTGTTTTTGAAGTGTTAATTGCCACGGCAACGGAACTGCGCCTAGTGGCTCAAGGGGGACGCTATGACCGCCTGCTGAGGGTATATCACCCGGATGGTACGGATCTGGCGGGCATTGGTTTTGTCTTTAACGTTGAGGAGTTGCTTCAAGCGATCGCCCCTCCCCCTGCGTCGCTACTGGCGGCGCGCACCCAGTGGTTAGTGGTTCCCCTCAAGGCAACTGCCTTAGGAGCTGCTTTGCACCATGCTCAAACCCTGCGTCTGGATGGCTCAACCCGAGTCGAACTTGCTCTGTTGGACCTTTCGCCAGAGCAGGTGCGTGCCTATGCCCGCGATCGCAACATTCCCTATATTGCGTGGATTGATGGCGATGCCCCACCCCAGATTGAATCATTGATGGATCCGCTAGCCCTGACCCAAGGTCGCGAAACCACGCCTAGCCTACCATCACCCTAGACTTGGCTGAATTTGAGCCTATCAATCTTCCAGAACCGGTGGGTTGGCGGTGGGGGCAGGAATCAGAAAGGCCACCATCAAGCCAAGGACAAATCCGGCAATATTGCGCAGCACAGGTAGCCATTCGTGGGTACGCACCAGAACCGGCCCCAACCCAAAGGCAAAAAAGAGCATCCCCCACAGGGGCGAAAAGAGCAACACCCATTTCCAAGCAATGATTTGACCTGTTTGCCGTGGCCGCGCCACAAACCCCAGAATGAGACCGCCAAAGATCGAGGTAGCCAAGGTGAGTACCCACTGCTCGGTGGGCAACCCCGGCACCGCACGACAGCCCCCTTGGGCTAAGCAGGTTTCAATAGCGGCAAGGGACTGCAAAATGGCTTGATCTTCGCCGTTGTCCCGCACAAAGTATTGGTTGCCAAAGCGGGTTTGCAGTTCTACCCAGAAGGTACGTTGCAACACCCGATAGGCGGTGTCCCCCACATTGAAATTCAGGATGTTGCCGCCGCGGGAGTCGGCTACTAGCAAGATGCTGCGGTCGTCAAGCTGCCAAAAATCCTTTACCGCTAAGCCGGGGGTGCGATCGTACTGGGTGAGCACCCGCAATTTCCAGCCGGTTTGCGCTTCAAAGTCTGCTAGCTCGGTATCAAGCCGCTCTTTTTGTACCGGCGTTAAGATACCGGCTAAGTCCACAACATTTGTGGTCTGATCGGGCAATAGCTCGGGGTTATTAAAGCCATGGGCGGGCGCGATCGCCCCCAGCCAGCAGACACTAGTCAACACCAATACCACGGTCAACTGCCGTAGCCACGTAAGAGATCGCCAAAACATCGTAATAAAAGTTTACAAAAAGAGCGGGTTTTTTAATTATCTTAAGGGTATGCTGCAAAACATTGCAATCCGGTGGCGCGGAATTCTCAGAAATGTGGGATTTTTGTTACACTCACCGCTAAATTCTGGTTTAGCCTGCTATACTGCAAGTCTTATCCTGTGCCCTTTGTCCTTGACAGTTGACCACCCGTAATATACCCCTATGACAATGCGCTACTCTCCTCAACTGCTCCAGTATCTTGAACGCGATC harbors:
- a CDS encoding precorrin-8X methylmutase; protein product: MSLIHPITQESFAIIDQEMGDHGLDPATYSILRRIIHSTADFEFKELLQVSEGAIAQITKALATGVPIVTDVRMVTVGIQTMVSGTFANPLITALDYGEVAAVGQTRAAAGMRVAWQEWPNALFVIGNAPTALLALCDRLATSPRVPAGVIGVPVGFVNVVESKAALAKLSVPQIRVAGRKGGSAVAAAIVNALLDLAWQGTPS
- a CDS encoding DnaJ domain-containing protein, whose amino-acid sequence is MPFEINHGLGRFNSKRDLHAALGIPLSAKPGDIRKRYLKIAKALHPDSRDEESGKKLASDLLSKFVNPAYEVLSQEKEREEYQVILRLLEKQLVAANMVPEPTFPMAQTLFNAANVEETYQQALEELAKQQYSDLANALKVSEQISELNLIYIWRLAGGKATAPVSPPPAPAPKTTDDTQVRPAVEPVAAAPQPSRTEQYTEQYYRRAEELLNKGVYLEAIKELKDALKIDPRSARCNALLGKVYLQQGQNSMAKVYFNQALKLDPQEMTAIQGMETLAKRERAQQRNTQPPQKDAPAKKGGLFGLFGKK
- a CDS encoding ATP phosphoribosyltransferase regulatory subunit is translated as MVYQPACGARDILPLDAARQRWLEQRLERVFQSWSYQEIITPTIETLATLTAGGAVNAETVIQVHSGSDERLGLRPELTASIARAAVTRMAGMQLPQRLYYKTNVFRRLAAGGSSAGDLGSQQEFFQAGVELLGATGLAADAEILWLVQDCLSALGVETAYLLVGDAQLTQLLLADFPAELQPTVRQCLASLDRVSLQQLPTPWAERAYQLFDLRGTLEEVAAELATWGASSAVNQRFQELRQLLALVGDRLTVTLDLSLIQSFNYYTGIVFEVLIATATELRLVAQGGRYDRLLRVYHPDGTDLAGIGFVFNVEELLQAIAPPPASLLAARTQWLVVPLKATALGAALHHAQTLRLDGSTRVELALLDLSPEQVRAYARDRNIPYIAWIDGDAPPQIESLMDPLALTQGRETTPSLPSP
- a CDS encoding TPM domain-containing protein, yielding MFWRSLTWLRQLTVVLVLTSVCWLGAIAPAHGFNNPELLPDQTTNVVDLAGILTPVQKERLDTELADFEAQTGWKLRVLTQYDRTPGLAVKDFWQLDDRSILLVADSRGGNILNFNVGDTAYRVLQRTFWVELQTRFGNQYFVRDNGEDQAILQSLAAIETCLAQGGCRAVPGLPTEQWVLTLATSIFGGLILGFVARPRQTGQIIAWKWVLLFSPLWGMLFFAFGLGPVLVRTHEWLPVLRNIAGFVLGLMVAFLIPAPTANPPVLED